tcatagcatcactATAAGCTActtgaagcctctgtaagcttgcttttttgtagtttgaccacaggtgtgcagtataaagtggtgtacaatatgtagtttgaccacaggtgtgcagtataaagtggtgtacaatatgtagtttgaccacaggtgtgcagtataaagtggtgtacaatatgtagtttgaccacatgtgtgcagtataaagtggtgtacaatatgtagtttgaccacaggtgtgcagtataaagtggtttacaatatgtagtgtgaccacaggtgtgcagtataaagtggtgtacaatatgtagtttgaccacaggtgtgcagtataaaggggtgtacaatatgtagtttgaccacaggtgtgcagtataaagtggtgtacaatatgtagtttgaccacaggtgtgcagtataaagtggtgtacaatatgtagtttgaccacaggtgtgcagtataaaggggTGTACATCTCCACAGTATCTGAACAcgtaccaaacttgcgtgacagagtgtttgtttgtgtatacatcatgcagcattgcctataaatatcatcgtctgtcatttgttcagtaatataatgtccaagacatttcaccttattacataccccaagattataatcggacaatttaaaatcaggaaattttagatcaTTGacttctttggttctgcagatcatgacaacactcttactagcattgtatttgatattgtGCTGCACACCGTACAcagaaggagctgctggagaccagcgctataaggactaagaatgacaaggtcatctgcatacatgatatggttcaccaaggtattacccatcatgcacccagtgttacaggctttcaactgcttgggcaaatcatcagtatataaattgtagagaactggagagaaatttcccccttgtctgacaccattgttgACCCAAATAGGTCTGAAacgctattaccccatttcacttgcatggtctggtgggcataccaataagccaggattctcacagtgtatttaggcacccctctttgactcaatttaacaaacaactttctgtgattaacacgatcaaaagctttagaagcatcaataaaacacataagaactggTGGggtttggcctctgtatttgttaataatttcttttaaggcatatatacataagtcagtgtgGAGTGTTTGACTTTAGTTATTCCCTTCCCTCGCCCACTTCTCATGAGGTCAGCTGGGAGTAGAAAATAATATTTTGGAAGTGAATTTCTGAGAGTGCAGCAGGAGATGTGGTCATTAATCTGTGATCTGACAGAACCATGAGAGGAAAACCCCTTCTGAAATAAAATAAACCACCATATTGCACTTTCTTTCTAGACACACCAGCTCACAGGGAAGTCTGGAAACATCGGCACTGTTACACGGACACATAGTACGTATAaatagacatacaggggtggatgaccTGACTTCAAATACTGAATTCTCCTTCATCCAATAAGGGCTCCACGTTGTCGTCTGGGTCCTATGTGAAAACAGACAGAAAACATTGCCGTGTTAAGACAGTCTGAATTGAATGAGCTGTTATCAGAGCTTATGACTCATAACTCGTTTTACAGGAAGTGTACTTTGACAGCAAAGTCTACCAGAATGTAGCGTTACAACATACAACATGCAGTTACCAGCCATTCAACCCGAAGGGTCCCGGGATTCAGTCTGAACTGAACCTGCCGTGTTCCACTGCAGTACAAAGCAACAGTCCCACCACCACCAGGGTTGTAAAGTATAGTAACAGCAAGTACGTGGCTATCAGAAGATCCTTCTGATCACGGTGCTCCCCTTCCAGTTGAAACAAAGTGTAATTTTTACCACTGTATACCGTTTGAACTtgctcctaacgggagcagctggaagcagcagcagcagcagatacGTTACACTACATTATTACAGTAGACACCATGTGACCTGTGTTTGTGGTTCAGTATGAATGCAAGCACTGTTAACAACTCAGATGATATTTGATATTCAggacttattctgctctcaggaccTTGAAgtacacatgtgtatgtgtgtgtgtgtgcacataaacactttactgactTGTGAGAGGTGGCTGTAGGTCTGTATATGGGGGGCGCTGTAGCGGCGTAAGCCTGTCCAGGACAGGAACAGTGTGTAGACGGACGCCAGGAGACACTGCAGTGTGAACGCTATGGAGCTTCCTTTAGCAACGAACGACCCGACTCGCTAGCAAACAGCAGATAGGAGGACAGAGGGTTTTAGGTCCTATGTAGCTCAGAGACCACTTGAAGCAACACTGGAGCCACACCTTTTCCAGATCCAGACTTTATTAACACTAGTTTTAAGTGAAACCACATTTGGAATTTCCATACATCTAAAAAACCAGAGACGGATCTTAAAAGTCATAGTTTGTAACCTCGGTAAAAAGTCTCATTAACTACACTAAAGTTGGGTGTGTGCTTTCTAGAGGAGATATCAATTTTGTTATTGGCtggacttcccccccccccccccccgatttgaatccggccaattaccccactcttccgagccattctggtcactgctctgccccctctgccgatccggggagggctgcagactaccacatgcctcctccaatacatgtggagtcgccagccacttcttttcacccgacagtgaggagtttcgccagggggaagttgtgcgtgggaggatcactctattcccccccagttccccctccccctccgaacaggcgtcccgactgaccagaggaggtgctagtgcagcgaccacgacacatacccacatctggctccccaccctcagacacggccatttgtgtctgtagggacgcccgaccaagccggactggCTGGGCTTTTTGGCTGACTTTCAGACAGCTTCTGGTGTGGactcgtccatccattatccaaaccacttatcctgctctcagggtcgcgagggtgctggagcctatcccagcagtcagtggatgggaggtggggagacaccctggacaggccgccaggccatcacagggccgacacacacacacacattcacacctagggacaatttagtacggccgattcacctgacctacatgtctttggactgtgggaggaaactggagcacccggaggaaacccacacagacacggggagaacatgcaaactttacACAGcggacgaaccccaaggttggactaccccggggctcaaacccaggagctTCCTGCTGCATCTAGTCTAACGCACACTCACCAGCAGAACGTCACCGCTGCACATGTCCCAGACAACACCTGGTGAAATACCCGGTCAAAAAGCGCCAGAAAATGCAAAACTGGAGACCCAAAAGGGCCACAATGTAGTCATCAAAGAGCCGCATGCAGCTCGCGAAGCGGGTCCGACTAACACTGCATTAAAGGTTGCTGCACCGGACACTTGAGCTTAGCTCACCATCTTCAAACACTTTCTACCTTGAAACAACGTACTAGGAAACGTCCGCGCTATAAAAGAACCGTAAATGCTTTGTTACCTGCTGACTTGTGCTGAGTGGCGCAGGctctgcagagctgaggctgtaGGCCAGCAGTGTGCAGAATCCAAGCAACAAACTGAACAGGTTCAGTCCCATCAGTGCAGTGACCTGCTTACGATGAACACAACATCAAGAGAAGCTGCACACCGTATTGGCAATGATTTGGCAATGAAATAACTACATACTTACTGTCAGTTTATTGGGTTTCCTCCGAATGTGGCTAGTCAGACATCCGGTGGCCAGATACTGTAACAACACAAGCTGTTAAGCCCAACCTGCCACCTGAGATGAACAACTCTATCTTGAGTCGAGACAGAAATTGTGAAAAGGTGACTCACGAATAGGCTAGACCAGACTGGCGTTATCATGTTGACAGAGCAGTTGTAACCCACGCATGCATGGATAACTGTGGTCAATATGCAGGCCAGGGCACTTAATACCTGCACCACCTGAGAGACAGTGAACGAAAGAAGGTAACAGGGTTCTAGATGGAGAGCAAGGTTGCATTTTAGCTgtgaaattcattcattcattcatcttcagccgcttctccggggtggggtcgcggtggcagcaagctaagtagggtactccagacctccctctccccagcaacaccctccagctcctcctgggggatcccaaggcgttcccagaccagattggacatgtagtccctccagcaagttctgggtctaccccggggtctcctcccagctggacgtgcccagtaaacctccaaaggagggcgcccaggaggcatcctgatcagatgcccgaaccacctcaactggctcctttcgacgtgaaggagcagcggctctactccgagctccctctggatgtccgagctcctcaccctatctctaaggctgagcccagacaccctacggaggaaactcatttcagccgcttgtatctgtgatctcaccctttcggtcactacccaaagctcatgaccataggtgagggttggaacgaagattgtacaacatccacattactgctgatgctgcaccaatccgctagtcaatctcccactccatcctaccctcagtcgtgaacaagacccgaagataacttgaactccttcacttgaggcaacaactcatcccaaacctggagggagcaatccaccattttccggtagagaaccgtggcctcagaccAGATATAATTTGAGATATAGTCTGAGACCATGGTAGTTGTGAAACATGCAAGAAAATTATATCTTGGTAGTGTCTCACCCCGGTGACTAAAAGTCGAGTGTTAACTACGGTCACGAACCAGCGATGAATCCTGGCATCTTTCAGCTCTACTTGGTTGGGAGCTGCAGTCGGTGGGCGGGAAGAGGCTGCGTCTTTAAAAAAGACATGGTACAGTCCCTCCTGGAACATGTTCTGTGTCATCTGCCGGGGAAGGAAAAAGAACATGTCGGCTCAAGGAAATTAaagcaaataaaaaagaaaaaattagaaatgaccatttacacacacacacacacagagtcttctCAGTACTCACCTTTTCCGGTGAATATACAAAGCGCCAACTCTTTTATCCACAGACcttcatattaacaatgacaaCAAAACAAACAGCCAGCCAAATGGGAAATAAGAACATTCATAGGGGCTGGTTGTCAATCTTCTGCtctttgttttactttttattccCCGGTGTCCCCCGCCCTTAGCGTCAAAGTTCACTGGAGTGAGCTGATAAGGTCCGCCCCTGAGTCAGTGACAGGGTGATTTTATTGGTTAGCGAGCACAGAGCTTATTAACTCCAAACGTAATGTCTGCAGTGGCCTGAAGACAGGGTTTTACTCTCCGTCCTCTCTGATGACGGCAGCCAGAGACTTCGGAAGATTTCATTTCTTAACAATTTGTTATCTAGAGGGGAGTATATCTGTTGTTATATCCATTACTTAAATATACTGGCACCACATGGCCATAAACAGAGAATGTGACCtcatgaggggcgtccgggtagcgtagtggtctgttccattgcctaccaacacgggggccgccagttcgaatccctgtgttacctctggcttggaatgggcgtccctacagacacaattggccgtgtcttcgagtgggaagccggatgtgggtatgtgtcctggtcgctgcactagcacctcctctggtcagtcagggcacctgttcaggggggagggggaactggggggaatagcgtgatcctcccatgtgttacgtccccctggtgaaactcctcactgtcaggtgaaaagaagcggctggtgactccacgtgtatgggaggaggcatgtggtagtctgcagccctcctggatcagcagagggggtggagcagagaccgggacagctcggaattggagagaaaaagggtgaaaattcaaaaaaaaagaaaaaaaaagaagactgttGATCagtcatcttaaaaaaaaaagactgttgatcagtcatcttaaaaaaaaaaaagaagactgttGATCagtcatcttaaaaaaaaaaagaatttgacCTCATATATTTGCTGTAACATGACAGCGTCTAGGTCCTGGCTTCCTTGTCTGTTCAGGGAACCTTGCACATCTTTATTGGTTGAATGGTGAGACCATGGCTTGTTTACAATGTCCTTTCTGGATCGACTATTTGCTGTTCActacagccgaaagtagtagtagtagtagttggttGTTAGTAAAGCCTAACTTAGGTAAATTAATGTTTGACTTTTTGCGTTTTGTATATATTATCGGTGATAGTTTCTCTTTTTGTGCTTTGTATATATGAGTGGTGATTGGCACCTGCTGGTAGACAATGAGACGTATTGTCTATTGTGTGACTACCTACCCAGTGAGACCTTTGCCCTCTGTACAAGGCCCAGATGAAGGCTTTGGACCAAGACGGCTGATTTAATATTTAATACCACAGCATCGAGAAGTGGCATGTGTaatcattcttttttttctccacagttgtCTTCCAAGAATTTGCACCTCATTAGAAATTGAGTGTGCATTGCCCCCCTTTTTGTCTTGGCCTTGAAGGATTTCCAGACTaaacctcacccccccccccatctatctCTCTATTTCTACCTCTCTTCCATGCAATCGTTCCCTCAAACCAAGGGTGAGGAGTTAACGGTTATCCATCATATCTATGGGAACATCAAATATATTTCCTGCCTTGGCCTTTCCGGTCATTTTGTGCCGGAGTACAGATATCTGAATTCAGAAGAGATCTGGGTTCTTTTTGCAAGCCAacaaatcctccagaaagcagcaAGCACTTTGGCTCCTTCGGGACATGCTCTTGCAAGCGAATTTTCTCTGCTGCCATCAGGGCATCtttatgttttacctgcttgtaaaacgAACTGTTATTCTAAATCTTCCAGTCCCTCTGCAATTAGACTAGTAAATGGGCCGTAGTGTTTTTTGTTCTGatcattttattgtgtttacaaaATGTATCTAACCTATCAATTAttaatatcttatagattttattccacatttagctcctGGAGTGTTATTAttgattgtttgtgttatttgcctgtgatggcctggacaggctgccaggccctgtgatggcctggcagcctgtccagggtgtctccccgcctgctgcccgatgactgttgggatactccagcatccccgcgaccctgagagcaggataagcggtttggataatgaatggatgtgtTATTTGTGTAACCtataaaaagactcactggccgattgccagggggtcggccccctttagtcgagcggttagtgatat
The window above is part of the Lampris incognitus isolate fLamInc1 chromosome 6, fLamInc1.hap2, whole genome shotgun sequence genome. Proteins encoded here:
- the si:dkey-30c15.13 gene encoding uncharacterized protein si:dkey-30c15.13 produces the protein KDARIHRWFVTVVNTRLLVTGVVQVLSALACILTTVIHACVGYNCSVNMITPVWSSLFYLATGCLTSHIRRKPNKLTVTALMGLNLFSLLLGFCTLLAYSLSSAEPAPLSTSQQRVGSFVAKGSSIAFTLQCLLASVYTLFLSWTGLRRYSAPHIQTYSHLSQDPDDNVEPLLDEGEFSI